The genomic DNA GGGGTTTCTCCGAAAAAAGAGTGATAGAAACCCCCGACAAATAGCATGGCATGGTGAGTATAACCTAAGAAGGCAAAAAACGATCCAAGGCCCCCTTTAACTGTTTAATTCTTTCTTCTATATCCCCTTCTTTTGCTGCTTTGGTGATGCACTCACTCAAATGCTCGTCTAAAATTATTCTAGCAACCTTGTCCAATGCCCCACGCACAGCTGCTATTTGAATTAGGACTTCTGGACAGTCTCTCCCTTCTACAATCATAGCTTTAATGCCCCTTATATGTCCCTCAATACGAGAAAGACGGTTGAGCAACATTTTTTCCAACTCTTCACTGTGGATGTGTCGGTGATTATTTTTTCCCACCCCGACGGTGTCATGGTAAACATATTCCTCGTGTTGGTGGTTTATAGAATCTGTCATAGTATTACTTGTAACTGAGAAGTATACCAAACTCTTGAGTATTCTTAGGATTAGGGTAACATTAAGACACAAATGACCGACTGGTGTGGTAAACCTGTAGTAACCACTCCTCAAAACGTTTACCCCAAGCCTCCAGGGAATACTTTTCTTCTACAAGCCGACGACAATCATAACGGTTAATTTCCTCAAGACGTTTGATAGCTTCCACTAGGCCCTCAATGCTGTCAGGAGTCACTAGAAACCCAGTCTTGCCGTCTATTATTATCTCTGCCGGGCCTCCTCTAGCATAGCTGATTACAGGAACACCACAAGCCAAAGCCTCAATAACCACATTGCCAAAGGCTTCCACCCACCTGGGAGTCATCAACACCCCTAGACAATCTCGTAATTGGCTCTGTAGTTCTTTTGTACGCAAAAAACCCTTATATTCAAAGGGGGCGTTAGGAAATTGAGTTTGTACTTTTTGCCAGTATTCCCCATCTTGGATTTTACCAAAAATCAACAGGGGGATTTGAGCCTTTTCAGCGGCAGCTACTGCGTCTTCCAAGGCTTTTTCTGGGGCAATTCTGCCCAGCCATGCCAATTTTCTTTGGGGTGTGGGTTGAAACTGATACAAAGACAAGTCAATGCCACTTTCTAAACACTGGCACTTATCGCCGAAAGGGAAGGTATTTGCCTGGGATTTGGTGTAGGTGGCAAAATTTTTTGGGTATTTTGCCGCTATCTTCCCCATTATTTCATCTAGACCCTCAGAAAGGGAACACATGCTGATAAAATGGGCGATGGGTGTGGAGAAAAAAGGAGTTAGGTAGAAAGGCAACCAGTCGAAGGCAAAATTGACAATTACATCGTATTGTGACTCCAGCTGACGTGCCATCTCCCACATGTTGGCCAAAACAGAATTGGCGGGCATTATAATGGGGGTATCTCGACTTTGAGTTTGGGCTGGTGTATGTAGATTCCCATCCACTTCTATTATCTCCACATTGTCTAAATAAGAGTTTTTAGGCGCCACCACCTTTAT from Geminocystis sp. M7585_C2015_104 includes the following:
- a CDS encoding metal-sensing transcriptional repressor, which gives rise to MTDSINHQHEEYVYHDTVGVGKNNHRHIHSEELEKMLLNRLSRIEGHIRGIKAMIVEGRDCPEVLIQIAAVRGALDKVARIILDEHLSECITKAAKEGDIEERIKQLKGALDRFLPS
- a CDS encoding glycosyltransferase family 4 protein: MEKILIMSTPVGPLGTGLGGGVELTIYNLCGELAARGYKIKVVAPKNSYLDNVEIIEVDGNLHTPAQTQSRDTPIIMPANSVLANMWEMARQLESQYDVIVNFAFDWLPFYLTPFFSTPIAHFISMCSLSEGLDEIMGKIAAKYPKNFATYTKSQANTFPFGDKCQCLESGIDLSLYQFQPTPQRKLAWLGRIAPEKALEDAVAAAEKAQIPLLIFGKIQDGEYWQKVQTQFPNAPFEYKGFLRTKELQSQLRDCLGVLMTPRWVEAFGNVVIEALACGVPVISYARGGPAEIIIDGKTGFLVTPDSIEGLVEAIKRLEEINRYDCRRLVEEKYSLEAWGKRFEEWLLQVYHTSRSFVS